One window from the genome of Chroococcidiopsis sp. TS-821 encodes:
- a CDS encoding AraC family transcriptional regulator — MNYQQAKREADRAQANRDELKERIAQAIRHDGTIEPLTGLYLKRSSLAAECVHSISVPAFCVIAQGSKEVLLGSDRYQYDPMHYLLATVELPIVSQILEASQEKPHLSLRLDLDPTLVSSVMVEAGCPSSRSRAEVKAIGVSLLDANLLDAVVRLVRLLDSPAEAHILAPLIKREIVYRLLIGEQGSRLRHVAVLAGYTHHIAKAIARLRKDFNRPLRIENVARELGMSVSSFHHHFKSVTAMSPLQFQKQLRLQEARRLMLGENLDATSAARRVGYDDASHFNREYKRLFGTPPMRDVEQLRSAAREAARVTEVLTS, encoded by the coding sequence ATGAATTACCAGCAGGCAAAGCGCGAGGCAGATAGGGCGCAAGCCAATAGAGACGAACTGAAAGAGCGAATTGCACAGGCTATCCGTCATGATGGGACGATTGAGCCGCTCACAGGTTTGTACCTCAAACGCTCTTCTTTGGCTGCGGAATGCGTTCATAGTATTTCTGTTCCTGCCTTTTGTGTAATTGCTCAGGGTAGCAAAGAAGTTCTTCTGGGTAGCGATCGCTATCAGTACGACCCGATGCATTATCTACTAGCAACAGTCGAACTGCCGATTGTTAGCCAAATTCTGGAAGCGTCACAAGAGAAACCGCACCTGAGCCTGCGCCTCGATCTCGATCCCACCCTTGTTAGTTCAGTCATGGTTGAGGCAGGGTGTCCCTCATCGCGCAGCCGTGCTGAAGTGAAAGCGATCGGTGTAAGTTTGTTAGATGCCAATTTATTAGATGCTGTGGTGCGGCTCGTCAGGCTTCTCGATTCCCCTGCTGAAGCTCATATTCTCGCACCTTTGATTAAGCGAGAAATCGTTTACCGACTCCTGATAGGCGAGCAAGGAAGTCGGCTGCGGCATGTTGCAGTTCTAGCAGGCTATACGCACCACATCGCCAAAGCCATCGCTCGACTTCGGAAAGACTTCAATCGACCCCTTCGGATTGAAAACGTGGCACGAGAACTGGGAATGAGTGTCTCGAGCTTCCATCATCACTTCAAGTCTGTCACCGCAATGAGTCCTTTGCAGTTTCAGAAGCAACTGCGGCTTCAAGAAGCTCGTCGTCTAATGCTGGGAGAAAACCTTGACGCAACGAGTGCTGCTCGCCGAGTGGGGTACGACGATGCTTCGCATTTCAACAGGGAGTACAAGCGGCTATTTGGTACACCACCGATGCGCGATGTGGAGCAGCTGAGATCGGCTGCTAGGGAAGCTGCTAGGGTAACTGAAGTTTTGACTTCGTGA
- a CDS encoding ABC-F family ATP-binding cassette domain-containing protein has product MLRLEHISKIYPTGEVLKDVNWEVKSGDRIGLVGVNGAGKSTQLKIIAGEIEPTAGEVIRPASLHVAYLTQEFEVDPGRTVREEFWTVFKQANEVQQSLAQVQRDMETATPEELERLIRKLDRLQRTFEALDGYGLEAQIEKILPEMGFEPADGDRLVSSFSGGWQMRMSLGKILLQKPDLLLLDEPTNHLDLETIEWLENYLKSLTTPMVIVSHDREFLDRLCTQIVETERGVSTTYLGNYSAYLQQKAEAQVAQLSAYERQQKELEKQQAFVDRFRASATRSTQAKSREKQLEKIERIEAPVAELRSLHFRFPPAPRSGREVVLIKDLVHTYADKILFLGADLLIERGDRIAFLGPNGAGKSTLLRLIMGLESPSEGIVKLGNHNVIPGYFEQNQAEALELHKTVMETIHDEVPDWKNEEVRTLLGRFLFSKDTVFKQVVALSGGEKARLALAKMLLRPANLLILDEPTNHLDIPAKEMLEEAIQHYDGTVIIVSHDRYFISQVATKIVEIRDGEFHLYNGDYHYYLEKIAAEKEQARLAAIAAQKATKKATKATAKRKS; this is encoded by the coding sequence ATGCTGCGACTAGAACATATCAGTAAAATATACCCTACCGGTGAAGTTCTTAAAGATGTTAATTGGGAAGTCAAAAGTGGCGATCGCATCGGTTTAGTAGGGGTTAACGGTGCAGGAAAATCGACTCAACTCAAAATCATTGCAGGTGAAATTGAACCAACCGCAGGAGAAGTGATTCGTCCAGCAAGTTTGCACGTCGCTTATCTCACACAAGAATTTGAAGTCGATCCTGGGCGCACTGTCCGCGAAGAATTTTGGACAGTCTTTAAGCAAGCAAATGAAGTGCAGCAATCGCTCGCACAAGTCCAGCGCGATATGGAAACTGCGACGCCAGAAGAATTAGAACGCTTGATTCGCAAGCTCGATCGCCTGCAGCGTACATTTGAAGCCTTAGATGGTTACGGACTAGAAGCACAAATCGAGAAAATTTTACCAGAAATGGGCTTTGAGCCAGCCGACGGCGATCGCTTAGTCAGCTCGTTTAGTGGCGGTTGGCAAATGCGCATGAGTTTAGGCAAAATCCTACTACAAAAGCCAGATTTGCTGCTACTCGACGAACCAACAAACCATCTTGACTTAGAAACTATCGAGTGGCTAGAAAATTACTTAAAAAGCTTAACCACGCCAATGGTAATTGTCTCGCACGATCGCGAGTTTCTCGACCGACTATGTACGCAAATTGTCGAAACAGAACGTGGCGTCTCCACAACTTATTTAGGTAACTATTCTGCCTATTTACAGCAAAAAGCTGAAGCACAAGTTGCACAACTGAGCGCCTACGAACGCCAACAAAAAGAACTAGAAAAGCAGCAAGCGTTTGTCGATCGCTTCCGCGCGAGTGCGACACGCAGTACTCAAGCAAAAAGCCGCGAAAAACAACTGGAAAAAATTGAGCGGATCGAAGCACCAGTCGCTGAATTACGCAGCCTCCACTTTCGCTTTCCTCCAGCACCCCGCAGTGGTAGAGAAGTTGTATTAATCAAGGACTTGGTACATACTTACGCAGACAAAATTCTCTTTTTAGGCGCGGATCTGTTAATCGAACGCGGCGATCGCATTGCCTTTTTAGGTCCTAACGGTGCAGGTAAATCTACCTTACTGCGCTTAATTATGGGACTAGAGTCGCCCTCAGAAGGCATCGTTAAGCTAGGAAATCATAACGTTATTCCAGGTTACTTCGAGCAAAATCAAGCAGAAGCGCTAGAACTTCACAAAACGGTAATGGAAACAATTCACGATGAAGTCCCTGATTGGAAAAACGAGGAAGTGCGGACGCTGTTGGGGCGATTTTTATTTAGCAAAGATACAGTATTTAAGCAAGTTGTCGCCTTGAGTGGTGGCGAAAAAGCGCGGTTAGCATTAGCAAAAATGTTGTTACGTCCGGCTAATTTACTCATATTGGACGAACCAACGAATCATTTAGATATTCCTGCAAAGGAAATGCTCGAAGAAGCGATTCAACATTATGATGGTACAGTCATTATCGTCTCCCACGATCGCTATTTCATCTCTCAAGTAGCAACTAAAATTGTCGAAATTCGCGATGGAGAATTTCACCTATACAACGGAGATTATCACTACTATTTGGAGAAAATAGCCGCAGAGAAAGAACAAGCTCGATTAGCGGCGATCGCTGCACAGAAAGCCACTAAAAAAGCTACTAAAGCAACCGCCAAACGCAAATCATAA
- a CDS encoding MFS transporter — protein MMQPPNLDTKSFLSSPRLHSTYQRKGTSFYHHYPETSYVYQVSHENTTNSDVISTKVTQGAPNGSLLKHSDDEEVTATTTTTPADSEATEVGFLPVLKNHNFLALWSGQVFSQLADKVYLVLMIAIISTRFQTSNQSISGWVSAIMMAFTIPAVLFGSVAGVFVDRWSTKAVLIVTNLVRGGLVLSIPVLLWMTQDWDAIGSLPTGFAILLVLSFLVSTLTQFFAPAEQATIPLIVERRHLLSANSLYTTTMMALVVVGFAVGEPLLAIADTLTMRFGGSEIGKELVVGGSYAIAGCLLMLLKTGEKNCEPERTPHIWQDLRDGFEYLGKNHRIRTALIQLVILFSIFAALAVLAVRMAEVIPQIKSSQFGFLLAAGGVGIAAGATLLGQYGQRISAIQLSLYGSVGIAGCLVGLAIFTEQLLAVLLLITLLGGFASLVAIPMQTAIQKETSPEMRGKIFGLQNNVINIALTLPLALAGVAETFIGLQAVFLSLAAAAIAGGLLTWYICRTET, from the coding sequence ATGATGCAACCGCCTAATTTAGATACAAAAAGCTTTTTATCATCTCCTCGCTTGCATAGCACTTACCAACGCAAGGGAACGTCATTTTATCATCACTATCCAGAGACGTCTTACGTTTATCAAGTTTCGCACGAAAATACGACGAACAGCGATGTTATCAGCACTAAAGTGACGCAGGGAGCACCGAATGGTTCCTTGCTCAAACACAGTGACGACGAAGAAGTGACAGCGACGACAACGACAACACCAGCCGATAGCGAAGCTACCGAAGTTGGGTTTTTGCCGGTATTAAAGAATCACAATTTCCTAGCCCTGTGGAGCGGTCAAGTTTTCTCGCAGTTAGCAGATAAAGTTTATTTGGTCTTAATGATTGCGATTATTTCTACCCGTTTTCAGACAAGCAACCAAAGTATCAGCGGTTGGGTATCAGCAATCATGATGGCGTTTACAATTCCTGCGGTACTATTTGGTTCAGTTGCTGGTGTATTTGTAGACCGATGGTCCACAAAAGCTGTGCTGATAGTAACAAACTTGGTACGTGGCGGCTTAGTGTTATCAATTCCAGTGTTGTTATGGATGACTCAAGACTGGGATGCCATTGGTAGTTTGCCAACAGGTTTTGCAATTTTACTCGTGCTGTCCTTCCTTGTTTCGACTTTGACACAGTTTTTTGCCCCAGCAGAGCAAGCGACAATTCCTTTGATTGTGGAAAGACGTCATTTGTTGTCAGCAAATTCTCTATATACAACAACGATGATGGCGTTAGTCGTTGTCGGGTTTGCCGTTGGCGAACCGCTGCTGGCAATTGCTGATACGTTGACAATGCGATTTGGTGGTTCTGAGATTGGGAAAGAACTCGTTGTCGGTGGAAGTTATGCGATCGCGGGTTGTTTATTAATGCTATTAAAAACAGGTGAAAAAAATTGCGAGCCTGAGAGAACTCCGCACATTTGGCAAGATTTACGCGATGGATTCGAGTATTTAGGGAAAAATCACCGCATTCGTACAGCTTTGATTCAACTTGTCATTTTATTTTCAATTTTCGCGGCGCTGGCGGTTTTAGCAGTGCGGATGGCAGAGGTAATTCCGCAAATAAAATCTTCGCAGTTTGGCTTTTTACTTGCGGCTGGCGGTGTAGGAATTGCAGCAGGTGCGACGCTATTGGGTCAGTACGGACAGCGTATTTCTGCAATTCAACTGAGTCTTTATGGGTCTGTAGGAATTGCAGGGTGTTTAGTCGGTTTAGCGATATTTACCGAACAGCTTTTAGCTGTACTATTATTAATTACACTTTTAGGCGGTTTTGCGTCTTTAGTCGCAATTCCAATGCAAACAGCAATTCAAAAAGAAACTTCTCCAGAAATGCGCGGGAAAATTTTTGGATTGCAAAACAACGTCATCAACATTGCCTTGACACTACCGCTCGCGTTAGCCGGAGTTGCCGAGACATTTATCGGCTTACAGGCAGTTTTTTTGAGTTTAGCGGCGGCAGCGATCGCAGGAGGTCTCTTAACCTGGTATATTTGCCGTACAGAGACATAA
- a CDS encoding glycosyltransferase family 4 protein produces the protein MHIAWLGKKSPFCGNVTYSREVTNALLERGHQVSFLHFAQEQEEPDNWPDCPEVSLPFLYKSQVYTIPTLKAAKVLSQSLRQLKPDIVHASLTLSPLDFLLPDICGELNLPLVATFHTPFAGKGAKLKSGTQLLAYQLYAPFLVNYDRVIVFSQVQRDLLARLGLLPENVAVIPNGVDIQKYSPGSSKIKAKLNAQRLFIYQGRLAPEKNVEPLLRAWKHSEMHPDSKLLIVGDGPLTPSLEPFYGSEHGIYWLGFIAEEERRIEILRGCDVFILPSLVEGLSISLLEAMACGVACLATDVGADGEVLEGGAGVILTPRRVESQLRTLLPLFQDHPELTTLLGQKARKRVVERYTLSQNITQVEKLYTQVLEQRRFHFSRGA, from the coding sequence ATGCATATTGCCTGGCTCGGAAAAAAATCACCCTTTTGTGGCAATGTCACGTATAGTCGAGAAGTCACTAATGCCCTATTAGAGCGGGGACATCAAGTCAGCTTTCTTCACTTTGCACAAGAGCAAGAAGAGCCTGATAACTGGCCCGATTGTCCAGAGGTTTCCCTGCCATTTTTGTACAAATCCCAAGTTTACACTATTCCAACGCTGAAAGCTGCTAAGGTTTTAAGTCAATCTTTGCGGCAACTTAAACCCGATATAGTCCACGCGTCGCTCACACTCTCCCCACTAGACTTTCTCCTACCAGACATCTGTGGAGAACTCAACTTGCCTCTCGTTGCTACTTTTCATACTCCGTTTGCGGGCAAGGGAGCCAAGCTTAAATCAGGAACACAACTGTTGGCATATCAACTCTACGCACCTTTTTTAGTAAACTACGACCGCGTGATCGTTTTTTCGCAGGTGCAACGCGATTTATTAGCACGCTTGGGACTTTTGCCCGAAAATGTTGCTGTCATCCCCAATGGGGTAGATATTCAAAAATACTCTCCTGGTTCGTCAAAAATTAAAGCGAAGCTCAACGCACAGCGCTTGTTTATTTACCAAGGTCGCTTGGCACCAGAGAAAAATGTGGAACCGCTACTCCGCGCCTGGAAGCATTCTGAAATGCATCCAGATAGCAAGTTACTAATTGTTGGTGATGGTCCATTAACACCGTCATTAGAACCGTTTTATGGTTCTGAACATGGCATTTACTGGTTAGGATTTATTGCTGAGGAAGAACGACGCATCGAAATCCTACGGGGTTGTGATGTTTTTATTTTGCCGTCTTTAGTCGAAGGACTATCAATATCTTTATTAGAAGCAATGGCTTGTGGTGTAGCTTGTTTAGCAACCGATGTTGGCGCCGATGGCGAAGTTTTAGAGGGAGGCGCTGGTGTCATTCTCACACCACGCCGCGTAGAATCGCAGTTAAGAACCTTACTGCCACTCTTCCAGGATCATCCTGAGTTAACCACTTTATTAGGACAAAAAGCCCGCAAGCGCGTTGTGGAACGCTATACGCTTAGCCAAAATATCACCCAAGTCGAGAAACTCTATACTCAAGTTTTAGAGCAGCGGCGGTTCCATTTCAGTCGTGGGGCGTAG
- the recO gene encoding DNA repair protein RecO has translation MSRTYKATGINLKSMALGESDRLLTILTREFGLVRAVAPGSRKHNSSLSGRSGLFVVNDLLIAKGRSLDKITQAQTKESYPGLSQDLGKLAASQYLAEMALYQALSEQPQEELFSLLSEHLGRLERLPKNQPRWIIAYLSHAVFHLLAIAGIAPQVQRCCLSGILLQPDLSNSHWQVGFSAAAGGIVSLDALERLQAQGRSFRAGGGIYNHQTPPQVKRVAEPAQSYQAIAHRQEIPALISRIDATELEILQKLSQAELDQLTPLAGDNIVTEGSWIFIEQILRQYAQYHFGRPIRSAALIDSYFALPTSIS, from the coding sequence ATGAGCCGAACTTACAAAGCCACTGGAATAAATTTGAAAAGTATGGCGTTAGGCGAGTCAGACCGCTTGCTGACGATTCTAACGCGCGAGTTCGGCTTGGTTCGAGCTGTAGCACCAGGTTCGCGGAAACACAATTCCAGCTTAAGCGGTAGAAGTGGCTTGTTTGTCGTCAACGATCTGTTAATTGCGAAAGGGCGATCGCTTGATAAAATTACGCAAGCCCAAACCAAAGAATCTTATCCAGGTTTAAGTCAAGATTTAGGTAAGTTAGCGGCTAGTCAATACTTAGCAGAAATGGCGCTGTATCAAGCGTTAAGCGAACAACCGCAAGAAGAATTATTTAGTTTACTTAGCGAACACCTCGGTAGATTAGAACGCTTACCAAAAAATCAGCCGCGTTGGATTATCGCTTACCTCAGTCATGCCGTTTTTCACCTTTTGGCGATCGCCGGAATTGCACCTCAAGTACAACGTTGCTGTTTAAGTGGAATTCTTCTACAACCAGATTTGAGTAACTCACACTGGCAAGTAGGATTTAGTGCAGCCGCTGGTGGGATTGTTAGCTTGGATGCCCTAGAACGCCTGCAAGCACAAGGGCGTAGCTTTAGAGCAGGTGGTGGTATTTATAATCATCAAACACCTCCTCAAGTCAAGCGCGTAGCCGAACCTGCACAAAGCTACCAGGCGATCGCACATCGGCAAGAAATACCTGCGCTGATTAGCCGGATTGATGCTACGGAACTAGAAATATTACAAAAGTTATCTCAAGCTGAGTTAGACCAACTGACACCACTGGCAGGGGACAATATTGTTACTGAGGGTAGCTGGATATTTATTGAGCAAATTCTCCGACAATATGCTCAGTATCACTTTGGTCGTCCAATTCGCTCTGCTGCCTTAATCGATAGCTATTTTGCTTTGCCGACTTCTATATCATGA
- a CDS encoding zinc-dependent alcohol dehydrogenase family protein, producing the protein MKATVYYAPGDVRVETVPDPVIQQPTDAIVRITHACICGSDLWFYRGEEEWQPGWRTGHEWMGIVEEVGDDVRTLKKGDRVLAPFAFSDGTCEFCGKGIQTSCRQGGFWGTTNDGGQAEAIRAPFADGTLVVIPKDVENDDALLTAILPLTDVMSTGHHAAVSAGVRPGSTVAVVGDGAVGLCGVLAAKRLGAERIIILGRHESRLAIARRFGATDVVRSRGEEAIAAVQEMTSGGAESVLECVGSESAMATAIGIARPGGAIGYVGVPHGSNHNFNLGRLFMQNIALRGGVAPARAYIPELLADTVAGKLDASAVLDLTVDLDGVPNGYAAMDSREAIKVMVRP; encoded by the coding sequence ATGAAAGCAACCGTTTACTATGCCCCTGGCGATGTACGTGTGGAGACTGTTCCCGACCCCGTTATTCAACAGCCCACCGATGCTATTGTCCGGATTACTCACGCTTGTATCTGCGGCTCTGACCTCTGGTTTTATCGGGGTGAAGAAGAGTGGCAACCTGGTTGGCGAACAGGACACGAATGGATGGGAATTGTTGAAGAGGTTGGCGATGATGTTCGTACTTTGAAGAAGGGCGATCGCGTTCTTGCTCCTTTTGCGTTTTCTGATGGCACCTGCGAGTTCTGCGGTAAAGGAATTCAAACTTCTTGCCGACAAGGTGGTTTTTGGGGAACTACAAATGATGGCGGACAAGCAGAAGCTATCCGCGCGCCTTTTGCCGATGGCACGTTAGTCGTCATTCCCAAGGACGTTGAGAATGATGATGCTCTGCTCACAGCTATTCTGCCACTCACCGATGTGATGTCCACTGGACATCATGCTGCTGTTTCAGCAGGTGTTCGCCCAGGTAGCACGGTTGCAGTGGTTGGCGATGGGGCTGTGGGGTTGTGTGGCGTGCTTGCCGCTAAACGACTTGGTGCTGAACGTATCATCATTTTGGGGCGGCACGAATCGCGGTTGGCGATCGCGCGACGGTTTGGTGCAACGGATGTTGTGCGTAGTCGAGGAGAGGAAGCGATCGCGGCGGTGCAAGAAATGACCTCTGGCGGCGCGGAGTCAGTCCTAGAGTGTGTTGGCAGTGAGTCAGCAATGGCAACGGCGATCGGCATTGCCCGTCCTGGTGGCGCGATTGGCTACGTCGGCGTACCGCACGGCAGCAACCACAATTTCAATTTGGGTCGTTTATTTATGCAAAACATCGCACTACGAGGTGGTGTTGCACCTGCCCGTGCTTATATTCCAGAATTGCTAGCTGATACGGTAGCAGGCAAACTCGATGCTTCTGCGGTTCTCGATTTAACGGTCGATCTCGATGGTGTACCTAATGGCTATGCCGCAATGGATAGTCGGGAAGCGATCAAAGTTATGGTACGCCCATAA
- the secG gene encoding preprotein translocase subunit SecG codes for MTITNVVEILWVVSAIGLTVLVLLHSPKGDGIGAIGGQAQLFSSTKSAETTLNRVTWTLTVLFLGLTVVLSANWLPR; via the coding sequence ATGACGATTACTAACGTTGTAGAAATTCTGTGGGTTGTGTCCGCGATAGGTTTAACCGTATTGGTACTACTACATAGTCCCAAAGGAGATGGTATTGGGGCAATTGGCGGGCAGGCGCAACTATTTAGCAGTACAAAAAGTGCTGAAACGACGTTGAACCGAGTTACTTGGACACTCACAGTACTTTTTCTAGGTTTAACTGTTGTTCTCAGTGCTAACTGGTTGCCTCGTTAA
- the gpmI gene encoding 2,3-bisphosphoglycerate-independent phosphoglycerate mutase has translation MTQAPVAPVVLVILDGWGYREEADGNAIAAAKVPVMSSLWQVYPRTLIQTSGKAVGLPEGQMGNSEVGHLNIGAGRVVPQELVRISDAVEDGSIHQNPALLQVCQDVRERNGKLHLIGLCSEGGVHSHVNHLLGLLDVAKAQGISQACIHAITDGRDTMPTEGIGVIKLIQDYTEKLGVGKIVTISGRYYAMDRDRRWDRVKLAYDVMTQDGEGDSRTAVEILQASYDAGITDEFVVPQRVAPGAIESGDGVIFFNFRPDRARQLTQAFVASEFDGFEREQIRPLSFVTFTQYDPELPVAVAFAPQNLNNILGQVISEHGLKQFRTAETEKYAHVTYFFNGGLEEPFEGEDRELVMSPMVATYDRAPSMSAEAVTDVASAAIEKGTYSLVVINYANPDMVGHTGQIEATIQAIETVDRCLGRLLESVSKAGGTAIVTADHGNAEYMRDPQGNPWTAHTTNPVPLILIEGEGAKIQGYGGNVGLRSGGRLCDIAPTILEILQIPQPPEMTGQSLLVPAEYSTLHNQRTPVQSAL, from the coding sequence ATGACCCAAGCACCTGTTGCTCCCGTGGTGCTAGTCATTTTAGACGGGTGGGGCTATCGAGAAGAAGCAGACGGTAATGCGATCGCTGCTGCGAAAGTCCCAGTAATGAGTAGCCTTTGGCAGGTATATCCCAGAACACTGATCCAAACATCAGGTAAAGCAGTAGGCTTACCCGAAGGTCAAATGGGAAACTCTGAAGTCGGGCACCTCAACATAGGCGCGGGACGCGTTGTACCACAAGAACTCGTGCGCATTTCTGATGCGGTAGAAGATGGTTCAATCCACCAAAATCCCGCATTGTTGCAAGTGTGTCAGGATGTTCGCGAACGAAATGGTAAGCTACATCTCATCGGGCTTTGTTCCGAAGGTGGCGTTCATTCGCACGTCAATCATTTGTTAGGATTGCTTGACGTCGCCAAAGCACAGGGAATTTCCCAAGCGTGCATTCATGCAATTACAGACGGTCGCGATACAATGCCAACCGAAGGCATAGGCGTCATTAAGCTCATTCAAGACTACACCGAGAAGTTAGGTGTAGGGAAAATCGTCACGATTAGCGGACGGTATTACGCAATGGACCGCGATCGCCGTTGGGACCGCGTGAAACTCGCTTATGATGTCATGACTCAAGATGGCGAAGGTGATAGTCGCACTGCAGTTGAGATTTTACAAGCTTCCTACGATGCGGGAATCACCGACGAATTTGTTGTACCCCAGCGTGTCGCACCAGGAGCTATAGAGTCGGGTGATGGCGTGATTTTTTTCAATTTTCGCCCAGACCGTGCCAGACAGCTAACTCAAGCCTTTGTAGCTTCAGAATTCGATGGCTTTGAGCGCGAGCAAATTCGCCCATTATCTTTTGTCACTTTTACACAGTACGACCCTGAGTTACCCGTGGCGGTAGCATTTGCGCCACAAAACTTAAACAACATTCTAGGGCAAGTCATTTCGGAACACGGGCTGAAGCAGTTCCGCACCGCGGAAACAGAAAAATACGCCCACGTCACTTACTTCTTTAATGGCGGTTTAGAAGAGCCGTTTGAAGGAGAAGACCGCGAACTCGTGATGAGTCCGATGGTAGCAACCTACGATCGCGCTCCGAGCATGTCTGCAGAAGCTGTGACTGACGTTGCAAGTGCAGCGATTGAAAAAGGTACCTACTCTTTGGTCGTCATTAATTACGCCAATCCCGACATGGTAGGGCACACAGGTCAAATCGAAGCAACCATTCAAGCTATAGAAACCGTTGACCGTTGCTTAGGACGCTTGTTAGAAAGTGTCAGTAAAGCTGGTGGAACTGCGATTGTAACTGCTGACCATGGTAATGCTGAATATATGCGTGACCCGCAAGGTAATCCTTGGACAGCGCATACAACTAATCCTGTGCCTTTGATCTTAATCGAAGGCGAAGGAGCTAAAATACAAGGGTATGGTGGCAACGTAGGGTTACGTAGTGGCGGTCGTCTGTGCGATATTGCTCCGACAATTCTGGAAATTCTTCAGATTCCGCAACCCCCTGAGATGACTGGGCAGTCGCTGCTCGTGCCAGCCGAGTACAGTACCTTACACAATCAACGTACTCCCGTACAATCAGCGCTATAA